One Malania oleifera isolate guangnan ecotype guangnan chromosome 10, ASM2987363v1, whole genome shotgun sequence genomic region harbors:
- the LOC131166009 gene encoding polygalacturonate 4-alpha-galacturonosyltransferase isoform X2, whose protein sequence is MTMKRGQQSSGIHRVSRSGGSRLPMAILVFSLFAPLIFFVSRGLHTATTIETSDISTASSKQNVDWRERLALQHVRSVFSKEVIDVIRTTTNDMGPLNLYYFRKNNLSASWKAAGVETLPSQMAADGKGNMPRGERDDSSDEHSQFIDTPAKRARRQLREKRREKRAAELVQQNDEAIVKFENAAIERSKSVDSSVLGKYSIWRKDNENENSDSTVRFMRDQIIMARVYLTIAKMKNKPELHQELQTCLKESQRALGEASTDVDLHRSAPEKIKAMGQVLSKAREQLYDCKLVTGKLRAMLQSADEQVRSLKRQSTFLSQLAAKTIPNGIHCLSMRLTIEYYLLPPNKRKFPRSENLENPNLFHYALFSDNVLAASVVVNSTILNAKEPEKHVFHLVTDKLNFGAMNMWFLLNPPGKATIHVENVDEFKWLNSSYCPVLRQLESAAMKEYYFKAAHPTTLSAGSSNLKYRNPKYLSMLNHLRFYLPQVYPALDKILFLDDDIVVQKDLTGLWSVDLHGKVNGAVETCGESFHRFDKYLNFSNPHISRNFNPNACGWAYGMNIFDLKEWKKKDITGIYHKWQNMNEDRALWKLGTLPPGLITFYGLTHPLEKSWHVLGLGYNPSIDRSEIENAAVIHYNGNMKPWLELAMTKYRSYWTRYIKSGDPYLHNCNLGE, encoded by the exons AAACCAGTGACATTTCAACGGCTTCTAGTAAACAG AATGTAGATTGGAGAGAGAGACTGGCGCTGCAACATGTCAGATCTGTTTTCTCCAAAGAG GTCATTGATGTCATCAGAACAACCACAAATGATATGGGTCCTTTAAATCTTTATTATTTCAGAAAAAACAATTTGTCTGCTTCATGGAAAGCTGCTGGAGTGGAAACTTTG CCAAGCCAAATGGCTGCGGATGGCAAAGGAAACATGCCTAGAGGCGAACGGGATGATTCTTCAG ATGAGCATTCTCAGTTTATTGATACACCTGCAAAACGAGCTCGAAGG CAATTGCGAGAGAAAAGACGTGAAAAGCGTGCAGCTGAGTTAGTGCAACAAAATGATGAAGCAATTGTAAAATTTGAGAATGCAGCCATTGAACGCTCCAAATCTGTTGACTCTTCTGTACTGGGGAAATACAGCATATGGAGGAAAGATAATGAGAATGAAAATTCTGATTCGACAGTACGCTTTATGCGGGATCAAATTATAATGGCAAGGGTGTATTTAACCATTGCAAAGATGAAGAACAAGCCTGAGTTACACCAAGAATTACAGACTTGCCTCAAGGAAAGTCAGCGTGCTTTAGGAGAGGCATCTACTGATGTAGATCTACATCGCAG TGCACCTGAGAAAATAAAAGCTATGGGCCAAGTTCTGTCAAAAGCAAGAGAGCAACTGTATGACTGCAAGTTGGTCACTGGAAAACTGAGAGCGATGCTTCAGTCAGCAGATGAACAAGTTAGAAGCTTAAAAAGGCAGAGCACATTCCTAAGTCAGTTAGCAGCCAAGACGATTCCGAATGGAATCCACTGCTTGTCTATGCGTTTAACCATAGAATACTATCTCCTCCCTCCAAACAAGAGAAAGTTTCCTAGAAGTGAGAATTTGGAAAATCCAAATCTTTTTCATTATGCCCTGTTCTCTGACAACGTCTTGGCTGCATCAGTTGTTGTTAACTCGACTATTCTGAATGCTAAG GAACCTGAGAAACATGTCTTTCATCTGGTTACTGATAAACTAAACTTTGGAGCCATGAATATGTGGTTTCTGCTGAACCCTCCTGGAAAAGCTACTATCCATGTGGAAAATGTTGATGAGTTTAAGTGGCTTAACTCGTCCTACTGCCCTGTTTTGCGGCAGCTTGAGTCTGCTGCGATGAAAGAGTATTATTTCAAGGCAGCTCATCCTACTACTCTTTCAGCTGGTTCTTCTAATCTAAAGTACAGGAACCCAAAGTATCTCTCAATGCTTAACCACCTGAGGTTTTATCTCCCACAAGTTTACCCTGCGTTGGATAAGATTTTGTTTCTTGACGATGACATTGTTGTCCAGAAAGATTTGACTGGATTATGGTCAGTTGATCTCCATGGAAAGGTGAATGGTGCAGTAGAAACCTGTGGTGAGAGTTTTCATCGTTTTGACAAATATCTGAACTTCTCGAATCCTCATATTTCAAGGAATTTTAATCCAAATGCATGTGGATGGGCATATGGAATGAATATTTTTGATCTCAAAGAATGGAAAAAGAAGGATATTACTGGCATATATCACAAATGGCAGAACATG AATGAAGATAGGGCATTGTGGAAGCTTGGAACCTTGCCTCCAGGCTTGATTACATTTTATGGGTTGACACATCCTCTTGAGAAGTCATGGCACGTTCTTGGTTTGGGTTATAATCCAAGCATTGATCGGTCAGAGATTGAGAATGCAGCAGTTATACACTATAATGGGAACATGAAACCATGGTTGGAGTTGGCAATGACTAAGTATCGGTCATATTGGACTAGGTATATCAAGAGTGGTGATCCGTACCTTCACAATTGCAACCTAGGTGAATGA
- the LOC131166009 gene encoding polygalacturonate 4-alpha-galacturonosyltransferase isoform X1: MTMKRGQQSSGIHRVSRSGGSRLPMAILVFSLFAPLIFFVSRGLHTATTIETSDISTASSKQVNVDWRERLALQHVRSVFSKEVIDVIRTTTNDMGPLNLYYFRKNNLSASWKAAGVETLPSQMAADGKGNMPRGERDDSSDEHSQFIDTPAKRARRQLREKRREKRAAELVQQNDEAIVKFENAAIERSKSVDSSVLGKYSIWRKDNENENSDSTVRFMRDQIIMARVYLTIAKMKNKPELHQELQTCLKESQRALGEASTDVDLHRSAPEKIKAMGQVLSKAREQLYDCKLVTGKLRAMLQSADEQVRSLKRQSTFLSQLAAKTIPNGIHCLSMRLTIEYYLLPPNKRKFPRSENLENPNLFHYALFSDNVLAASVVVNSTILNAKEPEKHVFHLVTDKLNFGAMNMWFLLNPPGKATIHVENVDEFKWLNSSYCPVLRQLESAAMKEYYFKAAHPTTLSAGSSNLKYRNPKYLSMLNHLRFYLPQVYPALDKILFLDDDIVVQKDLTGLWSVDLHGKVNGAVETCGESFHRFDKYLNFSNPHISRNFNPNACGWAYGMNIFDLKEWKKKDITGIYHKWQNMNEDRALWKLGTLPPGLITFYGLTHPLEKSWHVLGLGYNPSIDRSEIENAAVIHYNGNMKPWLELAMTKYRSYWTRYIKSGDPYLHNCNLGE; the protein is encoded by the exons AAACCAGTGACATTTCAACGGCTTCTAGTAAACAGGTA AATGTAGATTGGAGAGAGAGACTGGCGCTGCAACATGTCAGATCTGTTTTCTCCAAAGAG GTCATTGATGTCATCAGAACAACCACAAATGATATGGGTCCTTTAAATCTTTATTATTTCAGAAAAAACAATTTGTCTGCTTCATGGAAAGCTGCTGGAGTGGAAACTTTG CCAAGCCAAATGGCTGCGGATGGCAAAGGAAACATGCCTAGAGGCGAACGGGATGATTCTTCAG ATGAGCATTCTCAGTTTATTGATACACCTGCAAAACGAGCTCGAAGG CAATTGCGAGAGAAAAGACGTGAAAAGCGTGCAGCTGAGTTAGTGCAACAAAATGATGAAGCAATTGTAAAATTTGAGAATGCAGCCATTGAACGCTCCAAATCTGTTGACTCTTCTGTACTGGGGAAATACAGCATATGGAGGAAAGATAATGAGAATGAAAATTCTGATTCGACAGTACGCTTTATGCGGGATCAAATTATAATGGCAAGGGTGTATTTAACCATTGCAAAGATGAAGAACAAGCCTGAGTTACACCAAGAATTACAGACTTGCCTCAAGGAAAGTCAGCGTGCTTTAGGAGAGGCATCTACTGATGTAGATCTACATCGCAG TGCACCTGAGAAAATAAAAGCTATGGGCCAAGTTCTGTCAAAAGCAAGAGAGCAACTGTATGACTGCAAGTTGGTCACTGGAAAACTGAGAGCGATGCTTCAGTCAGCAGATGAACAAGTTAGAAGCTTAAAAAGGCAGAGCACATTCCTAAGTCAGTTAGCAGCCAAGACGATTCCGAATGGAATCCACTGCTTGTCTATGCGTTTAACCATAGAATACTATCTCCTCCCTCCAAACAAGAGAAAGTTTCCTAGAAGTGAGAATTTGGAAAATCCAAATCTTTTTCATTATGCCCTGTTCTCTGACAACGTCTTGGCTGCATCAGTTGTTGTTAACTCGACTATTCTGAATGCTAAG GAACCTGAGAAACATGTCTTTCATCTGGTTACTGATAAACTAAACTTTGGAGCCATGAATATGTGGTTTCTGCTGAACCCTCCTGGAAAAGCTACTATCCATGTGGAAAATGTTGATGAGTTTAAGTGGCTTAACTCGTCCTACTGCCCTGTTTTGCGGCAGCTTGAGTCTGCTGCGATGAAAGAGTATTATTTCAAGGCAGCTCATCCTACTACTCTTTCAGCTGGTTCTTCTAATCTAAAGTACAGGAACCCAAAGTATCTCTCAATGCTTAACCACCTGAGGTTTTATCTCCCACAAGTTTACCCTGCGTTGGATAAGATTTTGTTTCTTGACGATGACATTGTTGTCCAGAAAGATTTGACTGGATTATGGTCAGTTGATCTCCATGGAAAGGTGAATGGTGCAGTAGAAACCTGTGGTGAGAGTTTTCATCGTTTTGACAAATATCTGAACTTCTCGAATCCTCATATTTCAAGGAATTTTAATCCAAATGCATGTGGATGGGCATATGGAATGAATATTTTTGATCTCAAAGAATGGAAAAAGAAGGATATTACTGGCATATATCACAAATGGCAGAACATG AATGAAGATAGGGCATTGTGGAAGCTTGGAACCTTGCCTCCAGGCTTGATTACATTTTATGGGTTGACACATCCTCTTGAGAAGTCATGGCACGTTCTTGGTTTGGGTTATAATCCAAGCATTGATCGGTCAGAGATTGAGAATGCAGCAGTTATACACTATAATGGGAACATGAAACCATGGTTGGAGTTGGCAATGACTAAGTATCGGTCATATTGGACTAGGTATATCAAGAGTGGTGATCCGTACCTTCACAATTGCAACCTAGGTGAATGA